The following proteins come from a genomic window of Anaerobutyricum hallii:
- a CDS encoding L-lactate dehydrogenase — MRKVVIIGAGHVGSHCGYTLAHSGITDEIVLVDVDKDKAYAQALDIADSVSFCERETVVRSGDYKDCEDAAIVVIAIGEARKPGQTRLDMLGRSVEMLKELLAQLSPYKISGIVVTITNPADIVADFVRKGLGLKRNKVFGTGTLLDTARLIRTLSEESGVSRHSIQAFSLGEHGDSSMIPFSTVTIGGIPFDEYNISKEKVLEATRQIGMTIIEGKKSTEFGIGRALTEMAACILRDEKKIMPASVLLQGEYGQYDVHCGVPCLIGKNGIEKIIELPLTEEEQEMLNRSCEIIKQHIETASQD; from the coding sequence ATGCGAAAGGTTGTGATTATCGGAGCTGGTCATGTCGGTTCCCACTGTGGATATACATTGGCACATTCGGGGATAACAGATGAGATTGTTCTTGTAGATGTGGATAAAGATAAGGCATATGCACAGGCACTTGATATTGCAGATAGTGTTAGTTTCTGTGAGAGGGAGACAGTGGTCAGAAGCGGAGATTATAAGGATTGTGAAGATGCAGCGATTGTTGTTATAGCAATCGGAGAGGCGAGAAAGCCGGGACAGACAAGACTTGATATGTTAGGTCGTTCGGTGGAAATGCTAAAAGAGCTGCTTGCACAGCTGAGTCCTTACAAGATTTCAGGAATTGTTGTGACGATTACAAATCCGGCGGATATTGTAGCGGATTTTGTAAGAAAGGGGCTTGGATTAAAGCGAAACAAAGTATTTGGTACAGGAACTTTGCTTGATACAGCAAGACTGATTCGGACACTCAGTGAAGAATCTGGTGTGTCAAGGCATTCCATCCAGGCTTTTTCACTTGGAGAGCATGGAGATTCTTCTATGATTCCATTTTCAACAGTAACAATCGGAGGAATTCCATTTGATGAGTATAACATTTCAAAGGAGAAAGTTTTAGAAGCAACAAGACAGATTGGAATGACGATCATCGAGGGCAAAAAGTCAACGGAATTCGGTATCGGCAGAGCTTTAACTGAAATGGCAGCCTGTATCCTACGCGATGAGAAAAAAATCATGCCTGCTTCCGTTCTTCTTCAGGGTGAATACGGACAATATGATGTACACTGCGGTGTTCCTTGCCTCATCGGAAAGAATGGAATTGAGAAGATTATAGAACTTCCACTGACAGAAGAAGAGCAGGAAATGCTTAATAGATCTTGCGAGATTATAAAGCAACATATTGAAACGGCAAGTCAAGATTAG
- a CDS encoding SpoIIE family protein phosphatase, whose amino-acid sequence MHNRNYTEQDAIQRLLLFEEGLSGIIGLMKEEKKDVSKDDMDFLCQSLTQDVCRKCPKYRECYGVKQKETIGEIAAILEQAYQCSGVDGRMASAKFRRACVFFQPFMEEISWLYRLIYQNIYWEQRYDELKQVMCRQLDEQRLFIKECRGHMKKGEEIQGRKKIALKNLFFRNGLRFIRGREYVDGSGLLQLTVLVCPILGTKKSVLVKECLEKYYEKAFYKGMEGSWLHPGENRLSFIEENGFHILFGQKCCNKKGENVCGDTFSFTNFGRKRAVMLLSDGMGTGKKAYEDSRRLIETLEDLLEAGLSEEFALEMIQDALLFQDRKAFSTIDAAVISLKTGILKLLKAGGMATFIRHRNSVERIVPAALPPGCRINQQFDLKYKKLYDGDMVIMVSDGMLEFENMPEIPFRMESLIEKIKTDNAQVFADQLIEAVPVLEDGYDDDRTVLVASIWEKGHRNVE is encoded by the coding sequence ATGCATAATAGAAATTATACCGAGCAGGATGCCATACAGCGCCTGCTCCTTTTTGAAGAAGGACTTTCTGGAATTATTGGTCTGATGAAAGAAGAAAAAAAGGATGTTTCGAAAGATGATATGGACTTTTTATGTCAGTCCCTTACACAGGATGTATGCAGAAAATGTCCCAAATATAGAGAATGTTATGGAGTAAAGCAAAAGGAGACGATTGGAGAGATCGCAGCTATATTAGAACAGGCTTACCAGTGTTCCGGTGTAGATGGACGTATGGCTTCAGCAAAGTTTCGCAGAGCCTGTGTGTTTTTTCAGCCATTTATGGAGGAAATCTCCTGGCTGTATCGCCTCATTTATCAAAATATTTACTGGGAACAGCGATATGATGAGTTGAAGCAGGTGATGTGCAGGCAATTAGATGAACAGCGTCTGTTTATAAAAGAATGTAGAGGCCATATGAAAAAGGGAGAAGAAATACAGGGGAGAAAGAAGATTGCTCTAAAGAATCTTTTTTTCAGGAATGGACTTCGCTTTATAAGAGGACGGGAATATGTGGATGGAAGCGGTCTGTTACAGCTTACGGTACTCGTATGCCCGATTTTGGGGACGAAGAAGAGTGTACTTGTAAAAGAATGTCTTGAGAAATATTATGAAAAGGCCTTTTATAAAGGGATGGAAGGAAGCTGGCTTCATCCGGGAGAAAATCGTCTTTCTTTTATAGAAGAAAATGGATTCCATATTCTTTTTGGACAGAAGTGTTGTAATAAAAAGGGTGAGAATGTATGCGGAGATACGTTTTCGTTTACGAATTTTGGACGAAAGAGGGCAGTGATGCTTCTTTCAGATGGAATGGGAACAGGGAAAAAGGCATATGAGGATAGCCGGAGACTGATCGAGACATTAGAGGACTTGTTAGAGGCTGGTCTTTCCGAAGAATTTGCGCTGGAAATGATACAGGACGCCTTGCTTTTTCAGGACAGGAAAGCATTTTCTACCATTGATGCGGCCGTAATTTCGTTAAAAACAGGAATACTGAAACTTTTAAAAGCGGGAGGGATGGCTACATTTATCCGGCATCGAAATTCAGTAGAACGTATCGTGCCGGCGGCACTTCCCCCGGGCTGTCGAATCAACCAGCAGTTTGACTTGAAATATAAAAAGCTATATGATGGAGATATGGTCATCATGGTGTCAGATGGAATGTTGGAGTTTGAAAATATGCCTGAAATTCCATTTCGCATGGAAAGCCTGATTGAAAAAATAAAGACAGACAACGCACAGGTCTTTGCAGATCAACTGATAGAGGCCGTTCCGGTGCTTGAGGATGGTTATGATGATGACCGCACAGTACTGGTTGCGTCAATCTGGGAGAAAGGACACAGAAATGTGGAATAA
- a CDS encoding RNA-binding S4 domain-containing protein has protein sequence MRLDKFLKVSRLIKRRTVANEACDAGRVLVNGKTAKASLNVKNGDILEIQFGNKTVKAEILDVKDTAKKDEAKELFRYL, from the coding sequence ATGAGACTGGATAAATTTTTAAAAGTTTCACGCTTGATCAAGCGCCGCACCGTAGCGAATGAAGCCTGCGATGCCGGTCGTGTTCTTGTGAATGGCAAGACTGCCAAGGCAAGCCTTAACGTAAAGAATGGCGATATTCTTGAAATCCAATTTGGAAACAAGACCGTAAAAGCCGAGATCCTTGACGTAAAAGACACCGCTAAGAAGGACGAAGCAAAGGAACTTTTCCGTTATTTATAA
- a CDS encoding DUF6320 domain-containing protein, with translation MNKCKRCNVWVADDTMVCPLCHTILTENKSMEQSLDHNANKMQGVQRPGYPDVKKNTRRFRKAGRILLFISLAVEMLLAFINYLTFDAAPKYWSVVTGGIIAYLILTLWDIFSRRQGHIRKIYTQIFVILGLLVLIDYSLDWKGWSLEFGLPCIIYGLVLAIIICMSVNSSSWQNYLLMQLAAIALSIVDVVLHFKGYFHHIVLAWIALGLSVLLWSGTMLIGDRKAKNELKRKLHI, from the coding sequence ATGAATAAATGTAAAAGATGTAATGTATGGGTTGCAGATGATACGATGGTGTGCCCGCTCTGCCACACGATTCTGACAGAAAATAAATCGATGGAACAAAGTTTGGATCATAACGCAAATAAAATGCAGGGAGTGCAGAGACCGGGTTATCCGGATGTGAAGAAGAATACAAGACGCTTTCGAAAAGCAGGAAGAATTCTTTTATTTATTTCGCTGGCGGTGGAGATGCTTCTTGCATTTATCAATTATCTGACCTTCGATGCTGCCCCGAAGTACTGGTCGGTTGTAACAGGGGGAATCATTGCGTATCTGATCCTGACTCTTTGGGATATTTTCAGCAGAAGACAGGGGCATATTCGAAAGATTTATACACAGATTTTTGTTATACTGGGATTGCTGGTGCTGATTGACTATTCCCTTGACTGGAAAGGGTGGTCACTTGAATTTGGCTTACCATGTATTATTTACGGTCTGGTTCTTGCGATTATCATATGTATGAGTGTTAATTCCTCAAGTTGGCAGAATTATCTTTTGATGCAGCTGGCGGCAATTGCTTTAAGTATCGTGGATGTTGTATTACATTTTAAAGGGTATTTTCATCATATTGTACTTGCCTGGATCGCACTGGGGCTGTCTGTACTTTTATGGAGTGGAACGATGCTCATCGGAGACCGTAAGGCAAAGAATGAATTAAAAAGAAAGCTGCATATATAG
- a CDS encoding BlaI/MecI/CopY family transcriptional regulator, with protein sequence MVEHLTKSELAIMEVMWDQEDALTATEIIKVSGDKEWKNSSVHLLVNALLEKKFIEVVGFKKTTKNYARTFKPTMTREQYLTRKVLGHMKPEEKMNIYKKLLKEIDDPESLRDIKRNIDARLKVLANQ encoded by the coding sequence ATGGTAGAACATCTGACAAAAAGTGAATTAGCCATTATGGAAGTAATGTGGGATCAGGAGGACGCTCTTACCGCAACAGAAATTATTAAAGTATCCGGGGATAAGGAGTGGAAGAACAGTTCGGTTCATTTATTGGTAAATGCATTACTTGAAAAGAAGTTTATTGAAGTGGTAGGCTTTAAGAAAACAACTAAGAATTATGCCCGCACATTTAAACCGACAATGACAAGAGAACAGTATCTGACTCGTAAAGTTCTTGGACATATGAAACCGGAAGAGAAAATGAATATTTATAAAAAGTTATTAAAGGAAATTGACGATCCGGAATCTCTTAGAGATATTAAGAGAAACATTGATGCACGATTAAAAGTATTAGCAAATCAATAG
- the yabQ gene encoding spore cortex biosynthesis protein YabQ, translating into MENRKIAEEIIRQLQLFSLSGVYGVLLGIWYEFFRILRKTFVHKNRIVHLEDIIFCLTAAIGLFILFQVYNQGMIRFYCLFGVEGGVLLYFFVLSRWVGKFLSYLVGFFCRIIKIARGIFGFPGKVIVKNTGKTLKNMRKTIKIIRNHK; encoded by the coding sequence ATGGAAAACAGGAAAATAGCAGAGGAAATCATAAGACAACTGCAGCTTTTTTCTCTTAGTGGGGTATATGGTGTTCTTCTTGGAATCTGGTATGAATTCTTCCGGATATTGCGAAAAACTTTTGTACATAAAAACAGAATTGTCCATTTGGAAGACATCATTTTCTGCCTTACGGCGGCAATCGGACTGTTTATTTTATTTCAGGTATATAACCAGGGAATGATACGTTTTTATTGCCTTTTTGGAGTAGAAGGTGGTGTGCTTCTTTATTTTTTTGTATTGAGCAGGTGGGTTGGAAAATTTCTTTCTTATCTTGTTGGATTTTTTTGCAGGATTATAAAAATTGCAAGAGGGATTTTTGGTTTTCCCGGAAAAGTAATTGTGAAAAATACGGGTAAAACATTGAAAAATATGCGTAAAACTATTAAAATAATAAGAAACCATAAATAA
- a CDS encoding ABC transporter permease — MSEIAGMLVSALGQGFIYAPMALGVFLTFSILKTPDLTVEGSFVFGMTSCVIISIAGHPILGLIAGTLAGAAAGLCTGLLQTKLKIEPILSGILTMTGLYTVNYAILGGQSNRYLQYETKNSLGVTVNKPADTVYKMFQRAFGQNMSSSMVAFLLTMIIVVITCAVLVTFFRTRNGMAIIATGDNEEMVRSSSINADVSRIGGVMISNALVAFSGALLCQYQKYADLNCGNGMLVMGLASVIIGLTFFGTHSVTVQAVGVVLGSLLYRIIIQLAYKVDMPSYAVKLLSAVIVVIALVIPWLQKNYKKKGGSRK, encoded by the coding sequence ATGAGTGAAATAGCAGGTATGTTAGTTTCCGCTCTCGGCCAGGGGTTTATTTATGCCCCTATGGCCCTGGGCGTTTTTCTGACATTTAGTATTTTAAAAACTCCCGACCTTACTGTGGAAGGGAGTTTCGTATTTGGAATGACCTCTTGTGTTATCATTTCAATCGCAGGTCATCCGATTTTAGGACTTATTGCCGGTACACTTGCCGGTGCGGCGGCAGGGCTTTGCACAGGACTTTTACAGACAAAGTTAAAAATAGAACCGATCTTATCCGGTATCCTTACAATGACCGGCTTGTATACAGTAAATTATGCTATTTTAGGCGGACAGTCTAATCGTTATTTACAGTATGAGACAAAGAACAGCCTTGGGGTTACAGTAAATAAACCGGCAGATACTGTATACAAGATGTTTCAGAGAGCATTTGGGCAAAATATGTCTTCTAGTATGGTTGCATTTTTACTTACTATGATTATTGTGGTTATAACCTGTGCGGTACTTGTTACATTTTTTCGTACAAGAAATGGTATGGCGATTATTGCGACAGGAGATAATGAAGAGATGGTTCGTTCCTCCTCGATCAATGCAGACGTGTCAAGGATTGGCGGCGTAATGATATCCAATGCGTTAGTTGCATTTTCCGGAGCATTGCTTTGCCAGTATCAGAAATACGCAGACTTAAACTGTGGAAATGGTATGCTTGTTATGGGGCTTGCCTCAGTAATCATCGGTCTTACATTCTTTGGAACCCATTCAGTGACAGTGCAGGCAGTTGGTGTTGTTCTTGGATCATTGCTATACCGCATTATCATTCAGCTTGCTTACAAAGTTGATATGCCAAGCTATGCAGTCAAATTATTATCAGCAGTTATCGTTGTGATCGCATTAGTTATCCCATGGCTGCAGAAGAATTATAAAAAGAAAGGGGGCAGCCGCAAATGA
- a CDS encoding FtsB family cell division protein has protein sequence MKKIKKRKKQKNSKQFNRQFKKKFFTKKSAIIIICTVVILGAFGIGYQKVEKKAAKYQKTIDELKTDVKNIEQTNKTLEKENKGINTDEFKERIARERLGMIKEGEISLQEAKEGEEASTGISSEDTSEESSKESSEESSEESSKEETQTTESAGSETDTP, from the coding sequence ATGAAAAAAATAAAAAAACGCAAAAAACAAAAGAATAGTAAGCAGTTTAACAGACAATTTAAAAAGAAGTTTTTTACGAAGAAGTCAGCGATCATTATAATCTGCACAGTTGTTATTCTCGGAGCATTTGGCATAGGATATCAGAAAGTTGAGAAGAAAGCGGCCAAATATCAGAAAACGATAGATGAATTAAAAACGGATGTTAAGAATATAGAACAAACGAATAAAACACTTGAGAAGGAGAATAAGGGAATCAATACGGACGAGTTTAAAGAGCGGATTGCCAGAGAACGTCTTGGAATGATCAAAGAAGGTGAGATTTCTTTACAGGAAGCAAAAGAGGGAGAAGAAGCCAGTACAGGTATTTCATCAGAAGATACCAGTGAAGAGAGTAGTAAAGAAAGCAGTGAGGAGAGCAGTGAAGAGAGCAGCAAAGAAGAGACACAGACAACAGAATCTGCAGGTTCTGAAACGGATACTCCATAG
- a CDS encoding HU family DNA-binding protein: MNKTELVAAIAERTELTKKDADQALKAFIDVVGDELSKGEKIQLAGFGTFEVTERAARDGINPRTKETIHIPASKAPKFKAMKSLKEKVNN; encoded by the coding sequence ATGAATAAAACAGAATTAGTAGCAGCAATTGCAGAGAGAACAGAGTTAACAAAAAAAGATGCTGATCAGGCTTTAAAGGCATTCATTGATGTTGTTGGTGATGAACTCAGCAAAGGCGAGAAGATTCAGTTAGCTGGATTCGGTACTTTCGAAGTAACTGAAAGAGCAGCTCGTGACGGAATCAACCCTAGAACAAAAGAGACAATTCATATCCCAGCTTCCAAAGCTCCTAAGTTCAAAGCTATGAAGTCTTTAAAAGAGAAAGTAAACAACTAA
- a CDS encoding ABC transporter ATP-binding protein — MSSQLKLVDITKKFEANTVNEKVALDHLNLTVEPGQFVTVLGSNGSGKSTMFNVILGSLFPDEGKVYLGDKDITKLKDYKRALNIGCLYQNPLRGTAPNLTIEENLALAYTRKASPSFFALNKKDSSYFREVLSTLGMGLEDRMKTKIGLLSGGQRQAASLLMATIAEPELLLLDEHTAALDPGAAEKVMALTKKIVEENKITTLMITHDMEYALEYGSRTIMLDSGKIVMDLTGKEREEMTTGKLAELFYGKAHKRG, encoded by the coding sequence ATGAGTAGTCAGTTAAAACTTGTGGATATTACAAAAAAGTTTGAGGCGAATACTGTCAATGAAAAGGTTGCCCTTGATCATTTGAATCTTACAGTAGAGCCGGGGCAGTTTGTCACAGTTTTAGGCTCAAACGGTTCCGGAAAATCAACGATGTTTAATGTTATTCTCGGAAGCCTTTTTCCAGACGAAGGAAAAGTATATTTAGGGGATAAAGACATTACGAAATTAAAAGACTACAAACGTGCCTTAAACATCGGATGCCTTTACCAGAATCCACTTCGTGGAACAGCTCCGAACCTCACCATTGAGGAAAACCTTGCCCTTGCTTACACAAGAAAGGCTTCCCCATCTTTCTTTGCCTTAAATAAAAAAGACAGCTCCTATTTCAGAGAAGTTCTTTCCACCCTTGGAATGGGGCTTGAAGACAGGATGAAAACGAAAATTGGACTTCTTTCCGGAGGACAGCGCCAGGCGGCCTCTCTTTTAATGGCAACGATTGCGGAGCCGGAACTTTTATTACTTGATGAACATACCGCTGCGCTTGACCCTGGTGCAGCCGAAAAAGTTATGGCATTAACGAAAAAAATCGTTGAGGAAAATAAAATTACTACGTTGATGATTACGCATGATATGGAATATGCTCTGGAATATGGCAGCAGGACGATCATGCTTGATTCCGGAAAAATAGTTATGGATTTGACCGGAAAAGAACGAGAAGAAATGACAACCGGGAAATTAGCCGAACTCTTTTATGGAAAAGCACATAAGAGAGGTTAA
- a CDS encoding alpha/beta hydrolase translates to MSRRDLGTSIRRRGKTVDKSAMEQMLRRERAMRKKRRKQKSISLAAAVSKNVIALATSLHGIGPLIQDGTLRKRVADMEPAWHPPRGFSLVPIEMSNFSMELLLHQIGDNAGDSEQVDTAERLLMENREVVLQLHGGGYIGKIRNAYRDFAVLYAKMPGKRAVLSVDYRVAPENPYPAALEDACAAYEWLLEMGCASDKIVVAGDSAGGGLALALCLYLKDKKKPLPKKLVLMSPWTDLAATGDSYETNFEKDPLFGNTTDSMIYNNAYYGDNDSKLPYISPLYGDYEGLPPMLFQVGGAEMLLSDSVRAAKKAKAAGCEVHLTVYDEMFHVFQLGMKMMKESRNAWKEIEEFLNC, encoded by the coding sequence ATGAGCAGAAGAGATTTGGGGACAAGTATCAGAAGAAGAGGAAAGACTGTGGACAAGTCGGCAATGGAACAGATGCTTCGGCGGGAACGGGCGATGCGTAAGAAACGCAGGAAGCAAAAGTCAATTAGTCTGGCGGCGGCAGTGTCAAAGAATGTAATCGCGCTTGCGACTTCTCTTCATGGAATCGGTCCGTTGATTCAGGACGGAACATTACGAAAGAGAGTGGCAGATATGGAACCGGCATGGCATCCGCCAAGAGGGTTTTCGCTGGTGCCGATTGAGATGTCGAATTTTTCAATGGAATTATTGTTGCATCAGATAGGAGACAATGCGGGGGATTCTGAACAGGTAGATACGGCCGAGAGATTATTGATGGAGAACCGAGAAGTTGTTTTACAGCTTCATGGTGGTGGATATATTGGAAAGATTCGAAATGCTTATCGGGACTTTGCAGTATTATATGCGAAAATGCCTGGAAAGAGGGCAGTTCTTTCTGTGGATTATCGTGTTGCACCGGAAAATCCGTATCCGGCCGCATTAGAAGATGCCTGTGCAGCATATGAATGGCTTCTTGAGATGGGATGTGCGAGTGACAAGATTGTTGTTGCCGGAGATTCTGCCGGAGGTGGACTTGCCTTAGCGCTTTGTCTTTATTTAAAAGATAAAAAGAAACCATTACCAAAGAAGTTGGTTTTAATGTCTCCATGGACAGATTTGGCAGCGACCGGAGATTCCTATGAAACAAACTTTGAAAAAGATCCACTGTTTGGCAACACGACGGACAGTATGATCTACAATAATGCATATTATGGGGATAACGATTCGAAATTGCCATACATTTCCCCGCTTTACGGTGATTATGAAGGGCTTCCTCCAATGCTTTTTCAGGTAGGAGGAGCGGAAATGCTTTTAAGCGATAGTGTAAGAGCAGCGAAAAAGGCAAAAGCTGCCGGATGTGAAGTTCACCTTACAGTTTACGATGAAATGTTCCATGTCTTTCAGCTTGGAATGAAAATGATGAAAGAATCCAGAAATGCATGGAAAGAAATCGAAGAATTTCTGAACTGCTAA
- the yabP gene encoding sporulation protein YabP codes for MEERILKSHKISIFNRSSGIISGVKEVISFDPNEIILDTEQGMLMIQGEELHVTKLTVEKGEVEIEGLVYSMVYSDEGGMTGEKGGLLRRLFH; via the coding sequence ATGGAAGAAAGAATTTTGAAGAGTCATAAGATTTCGATTTTTAACCGGAGCAGCGGAATTATAAGCGGAGTAAAAGAAGTGATTTCGTTTGATCCCAATGAAATTATTTTAGATACGGAACAGGGAATGCTTATGATTCAGGGAGAAGAACTGCATGTAACAAAACTGACGGTGGAAAAAGGAGAAGTGGAAATAGAGGGACTTGTATACAGCATGGTTTATTCGGATGAAGGAGGAATGACAGGGGAAAAAGGGGGCTTGCTAAGGAGGTTATTCCATTAG
- a CDS encoding ABC transporter substrate-binding protein codes for MRKMKRFVSAVIMAAMVGTLCLTGCGSDKSAEGSTGNKSGKQVTVAVVQPMSHTSLDQIRDTITSELGKDENIKVVTDNANGDTTALSSIIENYKSDGVDIVVPIATSTAQTAKSVYDGEDTPIVFAAVSDPEAAGLTGEDCANITGVSNNIPADEIVKLIANFQPDYKKIGFLYTSSETNSVSTITAAKKYCDDNKIAYEESSIANVSELQTAVESLISKGVDALYTGNDNTIASAMATYTDAAYAKKIPIYCGADSMVADGGFATVGVNYVQLGKQVADMVEKIANGEKPFDIPYETISDYAKYVNMQAVKQFGGNFDKKAFEGFDVLVEEDGTSHFNK; via the coding sequence ATGAGAAAGATGAAAAGATTTGTAAGTGCAGTGATTATGGCAGCAATGGTTGGTACGCTTTGTTTAACAGGATGTGGCTCTGATAAGAGTGCAGAAGGAAGTACAGGAAATAAGTCAGGAAAGCAGGTTACGGTGGCAGTTGTACAGCCGATGTCACACACTTCCCTTGATCAGATTCGTGATACGATTACTTCTGAACTTGGAAAAGATGAGAATATTAAAGTAGTAACGGATAATGCAAATGGGGATACTACTGCATTAAGCTCTATCATTGAAAACTATAAATCAGATGGCGTTGATATTGTTGTGCCTATCGCAACTTCTACCGCGCAGACAGCAAAGAGTGTTTATGATGGAGAAGATACCCCGATCGTATTTGCAGCAGTTTCTGATCCGGAAGCAGCAGGTCTTACAGGAGAAGATTGTGCGAACATCACAGGTGTTTCTAACAATATTCCAGCAGATGAAATCGTTAAGCTGATCGCGAACTTCCAGCCGGATTATAAGAAGATTGGCTTCCTGTATACATCCAGCGAAACAAACTCCGTATCAACGATTACAGCAGCAAAGAAATACTGTGATGATAACAAGATTGCTTATGAAGAGTCCTCTATTGCTAACGTTTCTGAACTTCAGACAGCTGTAGAATCTCTGATTTCCAAAGGAGTAGATGCTCTTTATACCGGTAATGATAATACAATCGCTTCCGCAATGGCAACATATACAGATGCTGCTTATGCAAAGAAGATTCCTATTTACTGTGGTGCAGATTCCATGGTTGCAGATGGTGGATTTGCAACAGTTGGTGTAAATTATGTACAGCTTGGAAAACAGGTTGCTGACATGGTAGAAAAAATTGCAAATGGGGAGAAGCCTTTCGATATTCCTTATGAGACAATTTCTGATTACGCCAAATACGTAAATATGCAGGCTGTAAAACAGTTTGGCGGAAACTTTGATAAAAAGGCATTTGAAGGATTTGATGTACTTGTAGAAGAGGACGGAACAAGTCATTTTAATAAATAA
- a CDS encoding stage V sporulation T C-terminal domain-containing protein: protein MKATGIVRRIDDLGRVVIPKEIRKTLKVKEGMPLEIYTDKEGGIVLRKFMPFSEMSVLSEEFAQCVAHQTDKIVFITDREKVIAAAGDGLKGIVGKEISHSLERILDDRDESLPLAERSRFIPVVEGMDGADEVKKVEQVRQMIRSNGQIIGSIIIQSKDPKYKVGEFEKKVAMVAAEFLGKQITI, encoded by the coding sequence ATGAAGGCAACAGGAATTGTAAGAAGAATTGATGATCTTGGAAGAGTTGTTATCCCTAAAGAGATAAGAAAGACTCTTAAGGTAAAAGAAGGGATGCCGCTTGAAATTTATACGGATAAAGAGGGCGGAATCGTATTGCGAAAGTTTATGCCCTTTTCGGAGATGTCTGTTCTTTCAGAAGAATTTGCTCAATGTGTGGCACATCAGACAGATAAGATCGTGTTTATTACAGACAGGGAAAAGGTAATTGCTGCTGCCGGAGATGGCTTAAAAGGTATTGTTGGTAAGGAAATCAGCCATAGCTTAGAACGTATTTTAGATGACCGAGACGAATCGTTGCCATTAGCTGAACGAAGTCGCTTTATTCCAGTTGTAGAGGGCATGGATGGTGCAGATGAAGTGAAAAAAGTAGAACAGGTCCGTCAGATGATCCGCAGTAACGGACAGATTATCGGTTCTATTATTATACAGTCCAAAGACCCAAAGTATAAAGTTGGAGAGTTTGAGAAAAAGGTTGCGATGGTAGCTGCTGAGTTTTTGGGCAAACAAATTACGATTTAA